The Comamonas sp. GB3 AK4-5 genome includes a region encoding these proteins:
- a CDS encoding malonyl-CoA decarboxylase gives MNVASEWFARSMSLLRNSQQASPAEEASKAIRPLAQRLKSTLRRGAEANPPHVLRKLLEDLRAAANERVSEVEGARHAKEVMVWYATATAAQRQDLWQLLCELFGPDAQRLDAALAQCEKAESPGEQAQAEIALRRALVSERTRLLQRFSVPEGGMRFLVDLRAELLALPKADKRFVVLDAELESLFATWFDMAFLELRRLSWDSPASLLEKLIQYEAVHDIRSWADLKNRLDCDRRCYGFFHPRLPNEPLIFVEVALLDHMAAGITPLLDEHAAPEDLAKATTAIFYSISNTQTGLRGVSFGNSLIKHVVETLLQEFPKLKHFATLSPIPGLRGWLNKQGDKLLSQWDEKRHQEVAKALKTQAPVKVADLVAAADGALEWKEDAVLRKALSWCAAQYLGRELKEGRPLDPVARFHLGNGARVERLNWGGDPSNKGLKQSFGLMVNYLYDLKRLDKHRAMLAEGKLPLSGEMEALCKMK, from the coding sequence ATGAACGTTGCTTCCGAATGGTTTGCCCGCAGCATGTCCCTGCTGCGTAACTCCCAACAGGCCAGCCCTGCAGAGGAAGCGAGCAAGGCGATACGCCCGCTGGCGCAGCGACTGAAGTCCACGCTGCGCCGTGGCGCCGAAGCCAATCCCCCACATGTGCTGCGCAAATTGCTGGAGGACTTGCGTGCCGCCGCCAACGAGCGGGTCAGCGAGGTGGAGGGCGCGCGCCATGCCAAGGAAGTGATGGTCTGGTATGCCACGGCCACCGCAGCACAGCGCCAGGACCTGTGGCAGCTGCTGTGCGAGCTGTTTGGCCCGGATGCCCAGCGCCTGGATGCTGCCCTTGCGCAATGTGAGAAGGCCGAGTCGCCGGGTGAGCAGGCGCAGGCCGAGATCGCATTGCGCCGTGCGCTGGTGTCGGAGCGCACCCGGCTGCTGCAGCGTTTTTCCGTGCCCGAAGGGGGCATGCGTTTTCTGGTCGACCTGCGTGCCGAACTGCTGGCCCTGCCCAAGGCCGACAAGCGCTTTGTGGTGCTGGATGCCGAGCTGGAGTCGCTGTTTGCCACCTGGTTTGATATGGCGTTTCTGGAGCTGCGCCGGCTGAGTTGGGACTCCCCGGCCTCGCTGCTGGAAAAGCTGATCCAGTACGAGGCCGTGCACGACATCCGCAGCTGGGCCGATCTGAAGAACCGCCTGGACTGCGATCGCCGCTGCTATGGCTTCTTCCATCCCCGATTGCCCAACGAGCCGCTGATTTTTGTGGAGGTGGCACTGCTCGACCATATGGCCGCCGGCATCACGCCGCTGCTGGACGAGCATGCCGCACCCGAAGACCTGGCCAAGGCCACCACGGCCATTTTCTACTCCATCAGCAACACCCAGACCGGGTTGCGGGGTGTGAGTTTTGGCAATTCGCTGATCAAGCATGTGGTGGAAACCTTGCTGCAGGAGTTCCCCAAGCTCAAGCATTTCGCCACCCTCTCGCCCATCCCGGGCCTGCGTGGCTGGCTGAACAAGCAGGGCGACAAGCTGCTTTCGCAATGGGACGAGAAACGCCACCAGGAAGTGGCCAAGGCCTTGAAGACACAGGCCCCCGTCAAGGTGGCCGATCTGGTGGCCGCTGCCGACGGCGCCCTGGAATGGAAGGAAGACGCCGTGCTGCGCAAGGCCCTGAGCTGGTGTGCCGCCCAATACCTGGGGCGGGAGCTGAAAGAAGGCCGCCCGCTAGACCCCGTGGCGCGTTTTCACCTGGGCAATGGCGCCCGCGTGGAGCGGCTGAACTGGGGGGGCGACCCCTCGAACAAGGGGCTGAAGCAGTCCTTTGGCTTGATGGTCAACTACCTCTATGACTTGAAGCGTCTGGACAAGCACCGCGCGATGCTGGCCGAGGGCAAGCTGCCGCTCTCGGGTGAGATGGAGGCGTTGTGCAAGATGAAATGA
- the lgt gene encoding prolipoprotein diacylglyceryl transferase, producing MLMYPQINPVALQVGSLAIHWYGLTYLAAFGLFLWLGTRRLRHPPFSRMAVVTAWTRKDVEDILFLGVLGVIVGGRLGYCLFYKPGFYLANPLQIFYVWEGGMSFHGGLLGVVATMLWFAHSRKRHWLQVADFVAPCVPTGLAAGRVGNFINGELWGRFASPELPWAMVFPQSGSLQPRHPSQIYQFLLEGLLLFVLLWLYARKEHRQGQVAAVFLMGYGLLRFVAEYFREPDDYLGLLSLGMSMGQWLCVPMVAGGAALWLWSQRSQPLPQSL from the coding sequence ATGCTGATGTATCCCCAGATCAATCCCGTGGCCCTGCAAGTGGGGTCGCTGGCCATCCACTGGTATGGCCTGACTTACCTGGCTGCTTTTGGCCTGTTTCTGTGGCTGGGCACGCGCCGCCTGCGCCACCCGCCTTTCAGCCGCATGGCGGTGGTGACGGCCTGGACGCGCAAGGATGTGGAAGACATCTTGTTCTTGGGCGTGCTGGGGGTGATCGTGGGCGGGCGCCTGGGTTACTGCCTGTTCTACAAGCCCGGTTTTTATCTGGCCAACCCGCTGCAGATTTTTTATGTGTGGGAAGGCGGCATGAGCTTTCACGGCGGCCTGCTGGGGGTTGTGGCCACCATGCTGTGGTTCGCCCATTCGCGCAAGCGCCACTGGCTGCAGGTGGCCGACTTTGTGGCGCCCTGTGTGCCCACGGGCCTGGCGGCCGGGCGTGTCGGCAACTTCATCAATGGCGAGCTGTGGGGTCGTTTTGCCAGCCCCGAGCTGCCCTGGGCCATGGTGTTCCCGCAAAGCGGCTCGCTGCAGCCGCGCCATCCTTCGCAGATCTACCAGTTTTTGCTAGAGGGCTTGCTGCTGTTCGTGCTGCTGTGGCTGTATGCCCGCAAGGAGCATCGCCAGGGCCAGGTGGCTGCGGTGTTTTTGATGGGTTATGGCCTGCTGCGCTTTGTGGCCGAGTACTTCCGTGAGCCCGATGACTATCTGGGCCTGCTGTCGCTGGGCATGAGCATGGGCCAGTGGCTTTGCGTGCCCATGGTGGCTGGGGGTGCGGCGCTGTGGCTGTGGTCGCAACGCAGCCAGCCGCTGCCGCAGTCACTGTGA
- a CDS encoding Bug family tripartite tricarboxylate transporter substrate binding protein has translation MQRRQMGALLGAAGLGMALPAWVQRPAAAGRIPPGELELTVPFPAGGNSALLAKTLVRQFRKETSQAMRLEYRGGAGGTAGAGYVAKAPADGLHLLMGGSSMLVSRALLLQLDVDLYEDFAPLALVAEMPLVLLVNPRRLNTRSWPELLAELRRRPQRYRYASAGVGSSNHVVGEWFKHETGALLEHVPYKGSGPAMLDVIQGNAELMIDGLGSALPHLQADRLRAAFVTSAERSPLLPDVPTARELGLTDFQTLAWYGIFAPKATPQAVQAQLIEVFRSMSQAPAVRQAWQAVGTRWPGLYGADFARFLQEEMKHWAGIVRQTGAAARP, from the coding sequence ATGCAGCGTAGGCAGATGGGTGCGCTGCTGGGGGCTGCCGGTCTGGGTATGGCCCTGCCTGCCTGGGTGCAGAGGCCAGCGGCTGCCGGCCGCATTCCGCCGGGTGAGCTGGAGCTGACCGTGCCCTTTCCGGCCGGGGGCAATTCGGCCTTGTTGGCCAAGACGCTGGTGCGCCAGTTCCGCAAGGAAACATCCCAGGCCATGCGCCTGGAATACCGCGGTGGTGCGGGCGGCACGGCGGGGGCGGGCTATGTGGCCAAGGCACCGGCCGATGGCCTGCATCTGCTGATGGGGGGCTCCAGCATGCTGGTCTCCCGTGCCTTGCTGCTGCAGCTGGATGTGGATTTGTACGAGGACTTTGCGCCCCTGGCCCTGGTGGCCGAAATGCCGCTGGTGTTGCTGGTCAATCCGCGCCGTCTGAACACCCGCAGCTGGCCCGAGCTGCTGGCCGAGCTGCGGCGCAGGCCCCAGCGTTACCGCTATGCGTCGGCGGGCGTGGGCTCATCCAACCATGTGGTGGGGGAATGGTTCAAGCATGAAACCGGAGCCTTGCTGGAGCATGTGCCCTACAAGGGGTCCGGGCCGGCCATGCTGGATGTGATCCAGGGCAATGCGGAGCTGATGATCGATGGCCTGGGTTCGGCCCTGCCGCATCTGCAGGCCGACCGGCTGCGTGCGGCCTTTGTCACCAGCGCCGAGCGTTCGCCGTTGCTGCCCGATGTGCCCACCGCACGCGAGCTGGGGCTGACGGATTTTCAGACCCTGGCCTGGTATGGCATCTTCGCGCCCAAGGCCACGCCCCAGGCCGTGCAGGCCCAGCTGATCGAGGTGTTTCGCTCCATGTCCCAGGCGCCTGCGGTGCGTCAGGCTTGGCAGGCCGTGGGCACGCGCTGGCCCGGTTTGTACGGGGCGGACTTCGCCCGTTTCTTGCAAGAGGAAATGAAGCACTGGGCCGGCATCGTGCGCCAGACCGGCGCTGCTGCGCGGCCGTGA
- a CDS encoding GlxA family transcriptional regulator, whose product MPAAPTTAATTPSAPARSRQRRGAAPGARPSSGQHQVVCLLYPGVMSLDVTGPMQVFATANDERGRHGLPPFYQLVFAAEAAGPVRSSAGLGLHAEQAWNAVVLHPATTVLVPGGDGADAAAAHLGLRHWLTQAAPQVQRMGSVCSGALVLAQAGLLDGVHATTHWLRLKQLQRCCPDSPIDGDCLHTYDAHHPVQSRRFTSAGVTAGIDLALALVEADLGRPLALSVARHLVMFMRRPGGQAQFSPLLSPETTQAPRLAQLLEWIPGQLADDLGVERLAAQACLPPRTLARVFQRELGTTPARYVERVRLAAASQLLSQRQASVSTVARLCGFGHAETLRRSFQRHLAISPQAFAQRFGTG is encoded by the coding sequence ATGCCAGCCGCACCCACCACTGCCGCCACCACCCCATCCGCACCGGCCCGCTCGCGCCAGCGGCGCGGCGCAGCACCCGGCGCCCGCCCCAGCAGCGGGCAGCACCAGGTGGTGTGCCTGCTCTACCCCGGGGTGATGAGCCTGGATGTCACCGGCCCCATGCAGGTGTTTGCCACGGCCAACGACGAGCGCGGTCGCCACGGCCTGCCGCCCTTCTACCAGCTGGTATTTGCGGCCGAGGCTGCCGGCCCTGTGCGCAGCAGCGCCGGCCTGGGGCTGCACGCCGAGCAGGCCTGGAATGCCGTGGTGCTGCACCCCGCCACCACCGTGCTGGTGCCTGGAGGCGATGGAGCCGACGCCGCCGCCGCCCACCTGGGACTGCGGCACTGGCTGACCCAGGCCGCCCCCCAGGTGCAGCGCATGGGCTCGGTCTGCTCCGGTGCCCTGGTGCTGGCCCAGGCCGGCCTGCTCGATGGCGTGCATGCCACCACCCACTGGCTGCGGCTGAAACAGCTGCAGCGCTGCTGCCCGGACAGCCCTATCGATGGTGACTGCCTGCACACCTATGACGCCCACCACCCCGTGCAGTCGCGGCGCTTTACCTCGGCAGGCGTGACTGCGGGCATAGACCTGGCCCTGGCCTTGGTGGAGGCTGATCTGGGCCGTCCCCTGGCCCTGTCCGTGGCCCGCCATCTGGTGATGTTTATGCGCCGCCCCGGTGGCCAGGCCCAGTTCAGCCCCCTGCTCTCGCCCGAGACCACGCAGGCTCCGCGCCTGGCGCAGTTGCTGGAATGGATTCCCGGCCAGTTGGCCGATGACCTGGGGGTGGAGCGCCTGGCCGCCCAGGCCTGCCTCCCCCCACGCACCCTGGCCCGGGTCTTTCAGCGCGAGCTGGGCACCACGCCGGCCCGCTATGTGGAACGCGTGCGCCTGGCCGCCGCCAGCCAATTGCTCAGCCAGCGACAGGCCTCGGTCAGCACCGTGGCGCGCCTGTGCGGCTTTGGCCACGCCGAAACCCTGAGACGCAGCTTTCAGCGCCATCTGGCCATCAGCCCCCAGGCCTTTGCCCAGCGCTTTGGCACCGGATAG